GCAGGGATGAGCTCATTTTTCTCATTCATTTCGATGGTGGCCTTCAGACCCAGCAGGTTGGGCACACTGGGGCCGTGCATGTCCACGTCCAGGATGCCGACCTTGAAGCCGCGATGGGCCAGGGCCGCGGCGGTATTGACGGTGACGGAACTCTTGCCCACACCGCCTTTGCCGCTCATGACAAAGATCTTGTGCCGGATGTGGGCCAGGCGGTCGGCAATGATCTGGTCTTGACGCGCCATGGCCGATTCCATGCAGCCGGCACCACCGGGATTGCCCTTGGAAGAACAGCCCGACGCAGAGGAACAGGAAGAACAGGAAGACATGATATCTCCTTTACAGGGTATGACAACAGGCGGGCTCACCAGCCATGGTCGCCCACCAGATCCACGAAGACGGCAGGCCCCAGGTCCTCGCTGCAAAGCCGTCCCTGGCGGCGCATGATGCGCGTCAGGCGTTGCGTGCGCGGCCGTGCCCCCACCGGGATCAGCATGATGCCGTCCACGGCGAGCTGTTCCAGCAGGGGGGGAGGGATCTGGGGACCTCCGGCGGTAACGATGATGCGGTCGAACGGGGCGGCGGCAGGCATGCCCAGCGTTCCATCACTTCGTTGCATGTGAATAGCGCGAAGATCAAGCTGCTGCAAGAGGGCCCGGGCCGATTGGTACAGCTCTTTGAGGCGCTCCACCGTATAGACGGTGCAGCCCATGGCGGCCAGGACCGCCGCCTGATAGCCGGAACCGGTGCCGACCTCCAGCACGCGCATGCCGGGAGAGGTCTCCAGCATCTGGGACATGAGGGCCACCGTGGACGGCTGGGATATGGTCTGCCCGTAACCGATGGGCAGCGGACAGTCCTCATAGGCCCGCGAGCGCAGCCCCTCGGGCACAAAAAGATGCCGGGGGATCCGCGACATGGCCTCAAGGACGCGCCCGTCCGTTATGCCCCTGGCGGCCAGCTCCCGGACCATGCGCAGACGCAGGCGTCTGGGATCTATCGCTGTACCTCTTGCCATCATGCTCGTTTTTTCCTTTGCGTATGGCGAAGAAAGAACAAATTTTGCTCCCCAAGTCAAATACGGCCAAAGCGGGGCC
This is a stretch of genomic DNA from Desulfovibrio piger. It encodes these proteins:
- a CDS encoding protein-L-isoaspartate(D-aspartate) O-methyltransferase; amino-acid sequence: MMARGTAIDPRRLRLRMVRELAARGITDGRVLEAMSRIPRHLFVPEGLRSRAYEDCPLPIGYGQTISQPSTVALMSQMLETSPGMRVLEVGTGSGYQAAVLAAMGCTVYTVERLKELYQSARALLQQLDLRAIHMQRSDGTLGMPAAAPFDRIIVTAGGPQIPPPLLEQLAVDGIMLIPVGARPRTQRLTRIMRRQGRLCSEDLGPAVFVDLVGDHGW